Proteins from a single region of Acidianus ambivalens:
- a CDS encoding vWA domain-containing protein, which yields MTGFLIGIDYDDPIVKYRGDRILYTLKKISGKDSNIDPDFLVDTYYVHYLPLPILKSKSEISQGDAIKYALLDMTLSSDLVLKNRNYSIANSAVSMALSVSYIQNLIEELERIRRTSQSAEEREAAEQILNGLMKGSQGKEGGEQKEQQGQTTDATKKLLKQVHEKALSKAAEDANAVRSMQRIVGGNGAGTGSVLNFEGDVHEVLRLARNTEIKKILEFLSGIPKLGSLTKKRTTRYSKGELYGYEEGSDLERIVPSELAMPEDLFYVRLAESQLLLYQKQIKESLGPIYLLLDKSGSMDGEKILWAKAVALALYSRARRENRDFYLRFFDNIPYPLIKVIKNAKSKDVIKMIEYIGKIRGGGGTDISRSVISACEDIKEGHVKGVSEVIILTDGEDKIAETTVRRSLKDANATLISVMIRGDNADLRRISDTYLVVYKLDQNDLLKVVEA from the coding sequence CTAGTCGATACGTATTACGTACATTATTTGCCTTTGCCAATTTTAAAGTCAAAATCAGAGATTTCTCAAGGAGACGCAATAAAATATGCCTTACTTGATATGACGTTATCTTCAGATCTTGTATTAAAGAACAGGAATTACTCTATAGCAAATTCAGCAGTAAGCATGGCATTGTCAGTAAGTTATATCCAGAATTTAATAGAGGAATTGGAAAGGATAAGAAGAACTTCTCAGTCAGCAGAAGAAAGAGAAGCAGCAGAACAAATACTTAACGGTTTAATGAAAGGCTCACAAGGAAAAGAAGGCGGAGAACAAAAAGAACAACAAGGTCAAACAACCGATGCTACTAAGAAGCTTTTAAAGCAAGTTCATGAGAAAGCTCTTTCTAAGGCAGCAGAGGATGCTAATGCAGTTAGGAGCATGCAAAGGATAGTAGGAGGTAACGGAGCAGGAACCGGAAGTGTGCTTAACTTTGAAGGTGATGTGCATGAAGTATTAAGATTAGCTAGGAACACCGAAATAAAGAAAATCCTTGAATTCTTAAGCGGAATACCCAAATTAGGAAGCTTGACTAAAAAGAGGACTACCAGATATTCAAAAGGAGAATTATATGGTTATGAGGAAGGTTCCGATTTAGAAAGAATAGTGCCGTCAGAGTTAGCCATGCCAGAAGACCTATTTTACGTTAGGCTAGCTGAAAGTCAATTATTGCTTTACCAAAAACAAATTAAGGAAAGCTTAGGTCCAATTTACTTATTGCTTGACAAATCGGGTAGCATGGATGGGGAAAAGATATTGTGGGCAAAGGCTGTAGCGTTAGCCTTGTATAGTAGGGCAAGGAGAGAAAATAGGGACTTCTATTTAAGATTCTTCGATAATATTCCTTATCCTCTAATAAAGGTTATAAAGAATGCTAAAAGTAAGGACGTAATAAAGATGATTGAATATATAGGAAAAATAAGGGGTGGAGGAGGTACTGATATAAGTAGATCAGTAATTTCTGCCTGTGAAGATATTAAGGAAGGTCATGTTAAAGGTGTCAGTGAAGTAATAATCTTAACTGATGGAGAAGATAAGATCGCCGAGACTACGGTAAGGAGATCTTTAAAGGATGCTAATGCTACATTAATAAGTGTGATGATTAGAGGAGACAATGCCGATTTAAGAAGAATATCTGACACTTACCTAGTAGTATACAAATTAGATCAAAATGATTTACTTAAAGTAGTTGAAGCCTAA